A stretch of Telopea speciosissima isolate NSW1024214 ecotype Mountain lineage unplaced genomic scaffold, Tspe_v1 Tspe_v1.0222, whole genome shotgun sequence DNA encodes these proteins:
- the LOC122647850 gene encoding uncharacterized protein LOC122647850, translated as MTVLHCDGSLTADRASYGGIIHDATGAAIMAFVGNGDDNSVLGIELYAIFRGVSLCVKNSQLQVSIRSDSKLAVDILNEVVSCPWNMQTLRDHISSIFQHLQCKEIKHVWREINQPADFIASMDIGDGEVIIYPPDFPQELVELLTNDYDRKV; from the coding sequence ATGACCGTTCTTCATTGTGATGGATCCTTAACGGCTGATAGGGCCTCCTATGGTGGGATAATTCATGATGCTACAGGTGCAGCCATTATGGCTTTTGTGGGTAATGGAGACGATAATTCTGTTCTTGGCATAGAGCTTTATGCAATTTTCAGGGGGGTTTCTCTTTGTGTTAAAAACAGCCAGCTTCAGGTTTCCATAAGATCTGATTCCAAGCTTGCAGTGGATATTCTGAATGAGGTAGTGAGCTGCCCTTGGAATATGCAAACTTTGAGGGATCAtatttcttctatcttccaGCATCTACAATGTAAGGAAATcaaacatgtttggagggagatcAATCAGCCAGCAGACTTTATTGCTTCTATGGATATTGGAGATGGGGAAGTTATTATTTATCCACCGGACTTCCCACAGGAATTGGTGGAGTTGTTAACAAATGACTATGACAGGAAAGTCTAA